The following proteins come from a genomic window of Taeniopygia guttata chromosome 25, bTaeGut7.mat, whole genome shotgun sequence:
- the LOC115498515 gene encoding feather keratin-like isoform X1, producing MQAAKFVLQLIKTSCKEGVTSSRHFGDVYKSICYVEASLITFLFLSSLGDPALPCPMSPFHECCLPVGLACPEPFAVTRSDTCVIKYPDTVVDIVEPDFPPYSVIYPGPTLTTFPQQTLVGSTALLDIRSFLGSQGFHGFGGRCALGSGVNASFRGALGSFNPFPPHLSQFCCGTCRPT from the exons ATGCAGGCAGCAAAGTTTGTTTTGCAACTAATTAAGACTTCATGCAAAGAGGGTGTCACATCCTCCAGGCACTTTGGGGACGTGTATAAAAGCATTTGCTACGTAGAAGCCTCCCTAAtcacttttcttttcctctcctccttggGTGATCCGG ctctgccctgccccatgTCTCCCTTCCACGAGTGCTGCCTGCCCGTGGGCCTGGCGTGCCCCGAGCCCTTCGCCGTGACCCGCAGCGACACCTGCGTCATCAAGTACCCCGACACCGTGGTGGACATCGTGGAGCCCGACTTTCCCCCCTACTCCGTCATCTACCCCGGGCCCACGCTGACCACCTTCCCCCAGCAGACCCTGGTGGGCTCCACGGCCCTGCTGGACATCAGGAGCTTCCTGGGCTCCCAGGGATTCCATGGGTTTGGGGGTAGGTGCGCTTTGGGCTCAGGTGTGAACGCCTCCTTCCGGGGCGCTTTGGGCAGTTTTAATCCTTTTCCTCCTCACTTATCCCAGTTTTGTTGTGGAACTTGCAGGCCAACCTAA
- the LOC115498515 gene encoding feather keratin B-4-like isoform X2, with product MQAAKFVLQLIKTSCKEGVTSSRHFGDVYKSICYVEASLITFLFLSSLGDPALPCPMSPFHECCLPVGLACPEPFAVTRSDTCVIKYPDTVVDIVEPDFPPYSVIYPGPTLTTFPQQTLVGSTALLDIRSFLGSQGFHGFGGQPKPCLDICG from the exons ATGCAGGCAGCAAAGTTTGTTTTGCAACTAATTAAGACTTCATGCAAAGAGGGTGTCACATCCTCCAGGCACTTTGGGGACGTGTATAAAAGCATTTGCTACGTAGAAGCCTCCCTAAtcacttttcttttcctctcctccttggGTGATCCGG ctctgccctgccccatgTCTCCCTTCCACGAGTGCTGCCTGCCCGTGGGCCTGGCGTGCCCCGAGCCCTTCGCCGTGACCCGCAGCGACACCTGCGTCATCAAGTACCCCGACACCGTGGTGGACATCGTGGAGCCCGACTTTCCCCCCTACTCCGTCATCTACCCCGGGCCCACGCTGACCACCTTCCCCCAGCAGACCCTGGTGGGCTCCACGGCCCTGCTGGACATCAGGAGCTTCCTGGGCTCCCAGGGATTCCATGGGTTTGGGG GCCAACCTAAACCCTGCCTGGATATCTGTGGATAG